From Paenibacillus sp. GP183, the proteins below share one genomic window:
- a CDS encoding IS630 family transposase (programmed frameshift), whose protein sequence is MTMEAVKLQEVEKRLKQEKNRRMFERYQTVRLHLLGHDKQQIATIIGRSERTVRTYLQQYHESGLDGLQMNFSPGRRERITKEQQVKLKKTIIESLPHEVGFTAKFNWTLQLIGEYIKREFGESYSIRGVSKLMHRLDMSYTKPTYTLAAADEEKQKEFVETTFPRLKKLENGEIDHLLFEDEAMIRDYQALQRTWFAKGKQRIIKTTGKHRGVKLFSTVDYGTGQIVWQEDEEYTAEKFLVFLHRVVDAYPKGKITMVLDNARAHHAKLLEPFFKEQQGRLKLVFLPPYSPELNIVEGLWKWLKSDVINNVFYHTVVEIRGNVHSFMEQIMKDPLNIIDRLCIRMESGELPENQ, encoded by the exons ATGACGATGGAAGCAGTTAAGTTACAGGAAGTTGAGAAACGGTTAAAACAAGAAAAGAACCGTCGAATGTTCGAGCGATACCAGACAGTTCGCTTACATTTACTGGGGCATGACAAGCAGCAAATTGCCACAATCATCGGGAGGTCGGAGCGTACGGTAAGAACGTATTTACAGCAATATCACGAATCCGGTTTAGATGGATTACAGATGAATTTCTCCCCTGGTCGCCGTGAGCGAATTACTAAAGAGCAGCAAGTGAAGCTTAAGAAGACAATCATAGAATCACTTCCTCATGAGGTTGGATTTACGGCAAAATTCAACTGGACGCTTCAACTGATCGGCGAGTATATCAAACGTGAGTTTGGCGAAAGTTACTCCATCCGGGGTGTGTCCAAGTTGATGCACCGTCTTGATATGAGCTATACCAAACCAACCTATACCTTAGCGGCAGCTGACGAAGAGAAGCAAAAAGAGTTTGTCGAAACAACCTTCCCAAGGTTAAAAAAATTA GAGAATGGCGAAATTGATCATTTATTGTTTGAAGATGAAGCCATGATCCGTGATTATCAAGCTCTTCAACGCACCTGGTTTGCTAAAGGCAAACAGCGAATCATAAAAACCACAGGCAAACATCGAGGCGTAAAGCTGTTTTCTACAGTTGATTACGGCACAGGCCAAATCGTATGGCAGGAAGATGAGGAATATACAGCTGAAAAGTTTCTGGTGTTTCTGCATCGAGTCGTTGATGCTTACCCCAAAGGCAAAATAACAATGGTATTGGACAATGCTCGAGCTCACCACGCAAAATTGCTTGAACCATTTTTTAAGGAGCAGCAAGGTCGGCTTAAACTTGTTTTTCTTCCTCCGTACAGCCCAGAACTTAATATCGTCGAGGGATTATGGAAATGGTTAAAGTCGGATGTGATTAATAATGTCTTCTATCACACCGTCGTCGAAATACGAGGAAACGTACATTCCTTCATGGAACAAATCATGAAAGATCCCTTAAACATCATCGATCGTCTATGCATTAGGATGGAATCAGGGGAGCTACCGGAAAACCAATAG
- a CDS encoding DUF4145 domain-containing protein codes for MTELSDNLDLSRCPHCSVASPNLKSLQYFDTNNHNGTNRRVWRVYFCSRCGGLVTAWAIHGQSYVRDVYPSSEKVNEWIPSPAHDYLQQALESIHAPAGAVMLAASSVDAMLKLKGYKEGSLYTRIGQASTNHLITNDMAKWAHEVRLDANDQRHADDQVQLPNTENAKKVVDFALALGEILFVLPSKVQRGLQQAQA; via the coding sequence ATGACGGAACTTTCAGATAATTTGGATTTAAGTAGATGTCCACATTGTTCTGTTGCTAGTCCAAATTTAAAGAGTTTGCAATATTTCGATACAAATAATCATAATGGTACAAACAGGAGAGTATGGAGAGTTTATTTCTGTTCACGTTGTGGCGGGTTAGTTACTGCGTGGGCAATACATGGGCAATCCTACGTACGAGATGTATACCCGTCTAGCGAAAAAGTAAATGAATGGATACCATCACCTGCGCATGATTATTTACAACAAGCATTAGAGAGCATCCACGCGCCTGCGGGTGCTGTAATGTTAGCTGCAAGTTCAGTTGATGCAATGCTTAAGTTGAAAGGTTATAAGGAAGGATCTTTATATACAAGAATAGGTCAAGCATCAACAAACCATCTCATTACTAATGACATGGCAAAGTGGGCTCACGAGGTAAGACTTGATGCGAATGATCAACGACATGCAGATGATCAAGTTCAATTACCTAACACAGAAAATGCAAAGAAAGTAGTGGATTTTGCATTGGCGTTAGGAGAGATATTGTTCGTCTTACCTTCAAAAGTTCAAAGAGGTTTACAACAAGCCCAAGCGTAA
- a CDS encoding transposase: protein MTGPRRKFTPEEKARIVLEILKEEKSASQLATEHGIHTNVLNRWKTEAIQNLSQLFVDDRKGITKMKNDYEQKIDELYAEVGKLTTQLSWLKKNYDGTII from the coding sequence ATGACGGGTCCTAGAAGAAAGTTCACCCCTGAAGAAAAAGCACGAATCGTACTGGAAATTCTGAAGGAAGAAAAATCGGCTTCACAGCTAGCAACCGAACACGGCATTCATACGAATGTCCTCAACCGATGGAAAACGGAGGCGATCCAGAACCTCTCGCAATTGTTCGTCGACGATCGGAAAGGCATCACGAAAATGAAAAATGACTACGAACAGAAGATCGATGAACTCTACGCCGAAGTTGGAAAGCTGACAACTCAATTGTCGTGGCTCAAAAAAAACTACGACGGCACAATCATATAA
- a CDS encoding RNA polymerase sigma factor translates to MAQEYLKFLLGGGDPEDILQELIAEYEKDVWNYAFTLTKIYDRADDITQDVFVKVYRNLYSFRGESSVKTWLLSITRHTAYNYLKSAFFRKVTLVGFVLDRNTHASAEEEALDRIVTEDIWKMVLDLPVKLREVLVLTIHHSLSVTETALIMNLPEGTVKSRLHYARKRLALLLEANERRSESYETNK, encoded by the coding sequence ATGGCGCAAGAATACTTGAAGTTCCTTCTGGGCGGCGGAGATCCTGAAGATATTTTGCAAGAATTGATTGCGGAATACGAAAAGGACGTGTGGAATTACGCATTCACCCTGACAAAGATATACGACCGGGCGGATGACATTACACAAGACGTTTTCGTCAAGGTATACCGCAATTTATATTCTTTTCGTGGGGAAAGTTCGGTTAAGACATGGCTGCTCTCTATCACCCGACATACCGCCTATAACTATCTAAAGTCTGCCTTTTTTCGTAAAGTGACCTTAGTTGGCTTCGTGTTGGATCGTAATACTCATGCATCTGCAGAAGAGGAAGCATTGGACCGGATCGTAACGGAGGATATCTGGAAAATGGTCCTGGATCTGCCTGTAAAACTACGTGAAGTGCTGGTCTTAACCATTCATCATTCACTTTCTGTAACGGAAACCGCCTTGATAATGAACCTGCCTGAAGGAACAGTCAAATCACGGCTCCATTATGCACGTAAAAGATTGGCCTTACTTCTTGAAGCCAATGAAAGGAGATCAGAATCTTATGAAACAAATAAATGA